GTGGCGCGCTGATCGCGCTGCACCCCTATTCGGCCCGGGCCGCGGCCAATCAGGCGCACCTGCGCATTATGGAAACCACAGACCTGCACGTGCACGTCTTCCCCTACGACTATTACGCCGACAAGCCGGTCGACACCGTGGGTCTGTCACGCACCGCCTCGATCATCGAGAGCATCCGCGCCGAGGCCACCAACACGCTGCTCGTCGACAATGGCGACTTCCTTCAGGGCAACCCGCTGGGCGATTACATCGCCTACGAGCGCGGCATGAAGGACGGCGACATGCACCCGGTCATCACCGCGATGAACACGCTGGGCTATGACGCGGGCACCATCGGCAACCACGAGTTCAACTACGGGCTCGGCTTCCTCGAGAAATCCGCCGCGGGCGCGAATTTCCCCATCGTGCTTGCGAATATTGCCAAGAAGCAGGGCGCGAACCCGCGCGAGGACGAGACCCTGTTCAAGCCCTACGTGATCCTCGACCGCGAGGTCACCGACGGGGCCGGCACTACCCATCCGATCCGCGTCGGCATCATCGGCTTCACCCCGCCGCAGGTGATGAACTGGGACCGCAAGCACCTCGAGGGCAACGTCGAGGCGCGCGACATCGTCACTACCGCCGAGGCTTTCGTGCCGCAGATGAAGGAAGAGGGCGCCGAGATCATCATCGCGCTCTCGCACTCCGGTATCGGCGCGGCGCAGCACGAGGACGGGATGGAGAACGCCTCGGTGCCGCTGGCGGCCGTCGACGGGATCGACGCGCTGATGACCGGTCACAGCCACCTTGTCTTCCCCTCGGCGGATTACGACGGGCAGGACGCCATCGACCTTTCGGCCGGTACCATCCACGGCAAGCCCGCCGTCATGGGGGGGTTCTGGGGTTCGCACATGGGGCTCATCGACCTGCTGCTCGAGCGCGACGGCAACGCGTGGAAGGTGGTCTCGACCACTTCAGAAGCGCGCCCGATCTACGAGCGCGGCGAAGACCGCTCGATCACGGCGCTGGTCGAGGACGACGCGGAGGTGCTCGACTCGATCCGCCCCGAGCACGAGGCGACGCTGGACTACGTGCGCCGCGCGGTGGGCGAGACCTCGGCGCCGCTCTATTCCTACTTCGCGCTGGTGGCGGATGACCCCTCGGTGCAGATCGTCTCGATCGCGCAGAGCTGGTACATCGCGCAGATGCTGAAGGGCACCGAATACGAGGGCCTGCCGATCCTGTCGGCGGCAGCGCCGTTCAAGGCCGGTGGCCGCGGCGGGCCGGAGTATTACACCGACGTGCCCGCGGGCCCTGTGGCGATCAAGAACGTCGCTGATCTCTACCTCTATCCCAACACGGTGCGCGCGGTGAAGGTCACTGGCGCTCAGATCAAGGGCTGGCTGGAGCGGTCTGCGGGCATGTTCAACCAGATCGAGCCCGGCGCCAGCGATGCACCGCTGCTCAACGCCGACTTCCCGAGCTACAACTTCGACGTGATCGACGGGGTGACCTATCAGATCGACCTGTCGCAACCAGCAATGTTCGACCGCGATGGCAATGTGGTGAACGAGGAGACCAACCGGATCGTCAACCTCGCCTACGAGGGAAAGCCGATCGATCCCGAGGCCGAGTTCATCATCGCGACGAACAACTACCGCGCCTCGGGCGGTGGCAGCTTCCCGGGCACCGGCGACACCATCGTCTTCGAGGCGCCGGACACCAACCGCGACGTGATCGTTCGCTACATCGTCGAGCAGGGCACCATCAACCCGAGCGCGGACGACAACTGGAGCTTCGCCCCGATGGACGGCACCACGGTGCTCTTCGAGACCGGACCCAAGGCACGCGACTACATGGAAAGCGTCGCCCTCGACATCGAGGACGCGGGCGACACCGAGGAGGGCTACGCGCAGTTCCGCATCAAGCTCTGAGGATCACGCCGGGGGCGCCGCGCGGCGCCCCCGGCAGCACCTCGACGAGCCCCTCGGTGCGGCGCAGCAGCGGGATCGCGACGACCTGGAAGACACGCATAATCATCGAACCACCCTCCGTGGTGCACGAGGTTTCCGGGGCGCCTGCCTGACTCAAGCCTGATCCAAAGGCAGACAGCATGGCACGACACCGCGGCCTCGACATTCCCCCGCGCGATGGGTCACATGGCGGCGCCCGATGCAGAAAGGCCCGCCATGACCACCCCGCTCCCCTTCGCCGCCGTCATCTTCGATCTCGACGGAACGCTCGTGGACAGCGAGCGGGTCGCGCTCGAGGCCGGGCGGCGCGCCTTCCTGCGTTTCGGCGAGACCGTGGCGCCGGGGTTTCTCGAAGCGCTGATCGGCCGCGACCGAAACGCCGTGGCAAGCGCCCTGCGCGACGCCTACGGGCACCTCGACCAGCCGATGCTGCTGCAGGCGATCCGCGAGGAGAGTATCGCCCTGCGCGCGGCCGGCGGCTTGCCGCTAAAGCCCGGCGTGCAGCTGTTGGTCGAGGAGATCGCCGCACTCGGCCTGCCCATGGCGGTGGCCACCAGCTCGGGTGCGGAGGAGGCCGAGCGCAAGCTTACCCTCGCCGGGCTGCGCGCACATTTCACTGCGGTGATCGCCTTCGACCACGTCGAGAGCCCCAAGCCCGCGCCCGATCCCTACCTCCTGGCCGCCGAGGCGCTCGGCCATGCGCCGGAGCTCTGCCTCGCCTTCGAGGACAGCGACACCGGTGCCGCCAGCGCCCGCGCTGCGGGCATGCGCGTGGTGCAGGTGCCCGACATGCTGCCCAGCGACGGGCTCCATGCGCACCACCTCGCGGCTTCGCTGATCGAGGGCGCGCTGGCCGCCGGCCTGCCACTGCGCAAGAGCGCCGAGGACCTCTCTGCCTAACTTTTGATCATTCGATCAAAAATCAGCAGGGCCGGCGCGCAACTTCTTCCGATCAGGTCTTCCCACCGCCGCATTTCCGGGCAAGCTCGCCGCAAGACGTGACGAACACGCCGAAAATCCTGGCGGCCCGACCGCCGCAACACGGAGGAAGACACCCATGACCCCCCGCGCCTTCGCGCTGGCCGCCACCCTCGTGGCCGCCGCCACCGCCGCTTCGGCCCAGACCGCCCTGCCCTTCGCACTCGACTGGAAATTCGAAGGCCCTTCGGCCCCCTATTTCGTCGCTATCGACAAGGGCTATTTCGCCGATGCCGGTCTCGAGGTGGAGATCTCCGCAGGGTCCGGCTCGCTTGACGCCATCCCCAAAGTGGCCACCGGTGCCTTCCCCGTGGGCTTTGCCGACATCAACTCGCTGATCAAGTTCCTCGACCAGAACCCCGGTGCGCCGGTGACCGGCGTCATGATGGTCTACGACAAGCCGCCCTTTGCCATCATCGGCCGCAAGTCGCTGGGCGTCGAGGCCCCCAAGGACCTCGAGGGCAAGGTGCTGGGTGCGCCGCCGCCGGATGGCGCATGGGCGCAGTTCCCGATCTTCGCCGCCGAGAACAATCTCGACACCTCGAAGATCACCATCGAGCCCGTCGGCTTCCCGACCCGCGAGCCGATGCTGGCCGAGGGCAAGGTGGCCGCCATCACCGGCTTTTCCTTCACCTCCTATCTCAACACCGCCCGTCTCGGCGTGGATGAGGCCGACATCTCGACCCTCCTGATGGCCGATTACGGCGTCGACCTCTACGGCAACGCGATCATCGTCAACACCGACTGGGCCGCCGAGAACAGCGACCTGCTCAAGGGCTTCCTCGCCGCCGTCGCCACGGGCTGGAAAGATGCGGTGGCCGATCCCGCCGCCGCGGTGGAAAGCCTCGTCTCGCGCAACCCCGCTGCGGATGCTGAGCTGGAAACCCGCCGGCTCGAGTTGGCGCTCGACGCCAATGTGGTCACCGACTGGACGAAGGCGAACGGTTTCGGACCGATCGACGACACCCGCATGCAGAGCGCGCTCGAGCAGATCAAGCTGACCTACGAGTTCCAGCACGAGCCCGATGCCGCGCTCTACTTCACCGGCGACTACCTTCCCGAGGGCGGCTTCCCGCTCGAGTGAGACCCTGACGAAGACCGTGCCGGGACGGCTCTACCGCCCCGGCGCACCCATGCAAGGCAAGACATGACCAACCTCATCGAGATCAAGGGCGTGCGCCACGCCTACAAGACCGCCAATGGCCCTCTGCCGGTGCTGGACGGGCTGGAGCTGTCGGTGCCCGAAGGCGGTTTTGTTGCCGTCGTCGGCCCGTCCGGATGCGGCAAGTCCACGTTGACCAAGTTGGTGGCGGGCCTGCTGAAACCCGACGAGGGCGAGGTCTGGCTGCACGGCGAAAAGGTGAAGAGCCCGCGCGCGACCGTTGGCATGGCTTTCCAGAACCCGGTGATGCTGGAATGGCGCTCCATCCTCCGGAACGTCATGCTGCCGCTCGAGATCGTGCCGACGAAACTCAACAAGGCGCAGCAGGAAGAGCGTGCCCGCTACCTGCTCTCCCTCGTCGGTCTCGAGGGCTTCGAGGACAAGCGTCCCTCCGAGCTCTCGGGCGGCATGCGCCAACGCGCCTCGCTCTGCCGCGCGCTTGTGCATTCGCCCGAGGTGCTGATCCTCGATGAGCCCTTCGGCGCGCTCGACGCCTTCACCCGCGAGGACCTGTGGCAGATCATGCACCAGGTGAAGGAGAAAGAGCCCTTCACCGGCGTTCTCATCACCCACGATCTGCGCGAGTCGATCTACCTCGCCGATCAGGTGGTGGTGCTCTCCGGCCGCCCGGCCCGCACCCAGTTCACCCTCGACACGGGGATGAGCGGCGCGCGCGACATCGAACACCTCTATACGCCGCAGGCTGCCGAGATGCTCGCCACGCTGCGCCATCAGATCGAAATCGCGCAGGGCCGCGCCCCCGCCGAGACGGCGCCCGCCTGATGGAACCCGCGGCTTCTTCTCTTTCCAAATACGCATATCCCGCCGCCGAGACCCGCGCCCGCGCCGGTCAGGCCGCGCAGCGGAGCCCCTCATGACTTTCCGCCAGTTCGCCGTCCCCTGCCTTGCCATCGTGATCTTCCTCGCGCTCTGGGAGGCGCTGGTCTGGGCCATGGGCTGGCCCAACTACAAGATGGCCTCGCCCTCCGATCTGCTGCCCGCCTACGAGCGCTACTGGAGCCTGTTCCTCACCATGGGCTGGCAGACGCTCTGGCGCACCGTGGTGGGGCTGCTCTTCGCTGTGGTCTTCGGCACCGCGCTCGGCATGGTCATGGGCTTCTCACGCACCATGCGCGATGCGCTCTACCCGCTGCTCGTGGGGTTCAACGCCGTGCCCAAGGCCACCGTCGTGCCGATCGTGGCGCTGATGTTCGTCGGCATGCACGATTTCAACACCGTGCTCATCGCCTTCATGATCTCCTTCTTTCCGATCGCCGTTTCGGTCTCGATCGGCCTGTCGACGTTGGAGCCCGAGTACCGCGACATCCTGCGCTCTCTCGGCGCCAGCCAGTCGACCATCTTCTGGAAGATCGCGCTGCCCAAGACCCTGCCCGAGTTCTTCGGCGCGCTGAAGGTGGCGGTGACCCTGGCCTTCATCGGCACCAACCTGATGGAGATCGTCAGCCCGCACGGGCGCGGTCTCGGCGCGCTGTTCGACTCGGGCAAGACCAACTCCGATTACCCGCTGATGTTCGCGGTGCTGATCGCCTTGGCCTTCCTCGGCATCGTGCTCTACTACGTGGTGGTCGCGCTCGAGAAGGTCTTCGCGGGCTGGGCCGAACGCCCGCAGGGCTGAGCGCTGCTCAGCCCGTCTCCATCCGCGCCAGCAGCCAGTCGCGCATGTCCGGGTCCTCGAGCGCGTAGCGCCCCCGGCCCGGCCTCCAGACCAGCTGCCTGTCGCGCAGAGCG
The sequence above is a segment of the Alloyangia pacifica genome. Coding sequences within it:
- a CDS encoding ABC transporter ATP-binding protein; translation: MTNLIEIKGVRHAYKTANGPLPVLDGLELSVPEGGFVAVVGPSGCGKSTLTKLVAGLLKPDEGEVWLHGEKVKSPRATVGMAFQNPVMLEWRSILRNVMLPLEIVPTKLNKAQQEERARYLLSLVGLEGFEDKRPSELSGGMRQRASLCRALVHSPEVLILDEPFGALDAFTREDLWQIMHQVKEKEPFTGVLITHDLRESIYLADQVVVLSGRPARTQFTLDTGMSGARDIEHLYTPQAAEMLATLRHQIEIAQGRAPAETAPA
- a CDS encoding ABC transporter permease → MTFRQFAVPCLAIVIFLALWEALVWAMGWPNYKMASPSDLLPAYERYWSLFLTMGWQTLWRTVVGLLFAVVFGTALGMVMGFSRTMRDALYPLLVGFNAVPKATVVPIVALMFVGMHDFNTVLIAFMISFFPIAVSVSIGLSTLEPEYRDILRSLGASQSTIFWKIALPKTLPEFFGALKVAVTLAFIGTNLMEIVSPHGRGLGALFDSGKTNSDYPLMFAVLIALAFLGIVLYYVVVALEKVFAGWAERPQG
- a CDS encoding ABC transporter substrate-binding protein; amino-acid sequence: MTPRAFALAATLVAAATAASAQTALPFALDWKFEGPSAPYFVAIDKGYFADAGLEVEISAGSGSLDAIPKVATGAFPVGFADINSLIKFLDQNPGAPVTGVMMVYDKPPFAIIGRKSLGVEAPKDLEGKVLGAPPPDGAWAQFPIFAAENNLDTSKITIEPVGFPTREPMLAEGKVAAITGFSFTSYLNTARLGVDEADISTLLMADYGVDLYGNAIIVNTDWAAENSDLLKGFLAAVATGWKDAVADPAAAVESLVSRNPAADAELETRRLELALDANVVTDWTKANGFGPIDDTRMQSALEQIKLTYEFQHEPDAALYFTGDYLPEGGFPLE
- a CDS encoding HAD family hydrolase, which codes for MTTPLPFAAVIFDLDGTLVDSERVALEAGRRAFLRFGETVAPGFLEALIGRDRNAVASALRDAYGHLDQPMLLQAIREESIALRAAGGLPLKPGVQLLVEEIAALGLPMAVATSSGAEEAERKLTLAGLRAHFTAVIAFDHVESPKPAPDPYLLAAEALGHAPELCLAFEDSDTGAASARAAGMRVVQVPDMLPSDGLHAHHLAASLIEGALAAGLPLRKSAEDLSA
- a CDS encoding bifunctional 2',3'-cyclic-nucleotide 2'-phosphodiesterase/3'-nucleotidase, with the translated sequence MRKLPQTPISRRGFLAGSAASGALIALHPYSARAAANQAHLRIMETTDLHVHVFPYDYYADKPVDTVGLSRTASIIESIRAEATNTLLVDNGDFLQGNPLGDYIAYERGMKDGDMHPVITAMNTLGYDAGTIGNHEFNYGLGFLEKSAAGANFPIVLANIAKKQGANPREDETLFKPYVILDREVTDGAGTTHPIRVGIIGFTPPQVMNWDRKHLEGNVEARDIVTTAEAFVPQMKEEGAEIIIALSHSGIGAAQHEDGMENASVPLAAVDGIDALMTGHSHLVFPSADYDGQDAIDLSAGTIHGKPAVMGGFWGSHMGLIDLLLERDGNAWKVVSTTSEARPIYERGEDRSITALVEDDAEVLDSIRPEHEATLDYVRRAVGETSAPLYSYFALVADDPSVQIVSIAQSWYIAQMLKGTEYEGLPILSAAAPFKAGGRGGPEYYTDVPAGPVAIKNVADLYLYPNTVRAVKVTGAQIKGWLERSAGMFNQIEPGASDAPLLNADFPSYNFDVIDGVTYQIDLSQPAMFDRDGNVVNEETNRIVNLAYEGKPIDPEAEFIIATNNYRASGGGSFPGTGDTIVFEAPDTNRDVIVRYIVEQGTINPSADDNWSFAPMDGTTVLFETGPKARDYMESVALDIEDAGDTEEGYAQFRIKL